A genome region from Fodinibius salicampi includes the following:
- a CDS encoding RsmE family RNA methyltransferase produces MNIFYAPPSQIHGDMAELLDQEAQHASKVMRMREGDRLIVVDGKGGRYEGPIRRITKKSVQIELEEHQQFDEPVPKIILGMGIIKKRDRLEFAIEKAVELGAWHVALFRSDHGIKENVRMDRLNAIAISAMKQSLHTYLPAISMHYSVEEVMDEFYDAYCLMAHEKADTDRSVRSISKDTKDKYLLLVGPEGGFSPEEVEKATVKGAKLVSLGPYRLRAETAALATMSQFVT; encoded by the coding sequence ATGAATATTTTTTATGCACCTCCTTCGCAAATTCACGGAGATATGGCTGAGCTTTTAGATCAGGAAGCCCAGCATGCCTCAAAGGTGATGCGTATGAGAGAAGGAGATCGCCTGATAGTGGTTGATGGAAAGGGAGGTCGTTATGAAGGACCCATTCGAAGAATTACGAAGAAATCTGTGCAAATTGAGTTAGAAGAACATCAGCAATTTGATGAACCGGTACCTAAAATTATATTAGGCATGGGGATCATCAAGAAGCGTGATCGCTTGGAATTTGCTATAGAAAAGGCTGTGGAGCTTGGGGCTTGGCATGTAGCGTTATTCCGGAGTGACCATGGTATTAAGGAAAATGTACGGATGGACCGCCTCAATGCCATTGCTATATCAGCAATGAAACAGAGTTTACATACCTATCTTCCCGCAATATCTATGCATTATTCAGTGGAAGAAGTAATGGATGAATTTTATGATGCTTATTGTCTGATGGCTCATGAAAAGGCGGATACAGACCGATCAGTTCGGTCTATAAGTAAGGATACAAAAGATAAATATTTATTATTGGTGGGACCCGAAGGGGGATTCTCTCCGGAGGAGGTCGAGAAGGCAACTGTAAAGGGGGCAAAGCTGGTATCTCTGGGTCCCTACCGATTACGCGCTGAAACGGCTGCTCTGGCTACTATGAGTCAGTTTGTTACTTAG
- a CDS encoding S41 family peptidase produces the protein MSVKKLLAPNIAVLLALSIFWFAGVESVIQNGDENQTNIKKFAQTQQRIIDNYVDPVDITKLYKNSIRGLLSNLTDSTAEFSNTPLDTTNFENLQIDGLGESIQRFEKAYNYLAENYPDENLTARTEDAIEKMFSSLDPHSIYIEPETSDAIEDEFAGKFQGVGIQFNIIQDTITVITAISGGPSDQLGIQSGDRIVEIEDSSAIGFSNEDVLKALRGPKGTKVDVTIKRPHTRALLNFTITRDDIPLYTVDTSYMLDNQTGYIKINRFAATTHEEFMEAAEELEEQGMDRMVLDLRGNPGGYLGQAIAISEEFFPRGTKIVSTKSRHSRFTSAYNSRRDGEFKELPIIVLVNQGSASASEIVSGAIQDHDRGLIVGQRTFGKGLVQQQYELADSSKIRVTISKYYTPSGRLIQKPYSKEGGENYAYEIYQREIDAESDVEEFVSHVPDSLRYTTDAGRTVYGGGGIVPDHIVQEDTTHSGAVLNFMRRKNIGFDYVREYLDDHGDAFRSKWEDDYERFRKEFEWSEGDIAHVFNELKKNNMVVSDSDTLKEPDFKSDTLYIPQGHWEEVSWMPAGVMKARLALQVWGMKKYFPVLNDVFDNTIEESMNMWNEVQALREYAANHTQEANSAID, from the coding sequence ATGAGCGTGAAAAAACTGTTGGCCCCAAATATCGCAGTTCTCTTAGCCCTTTCCATTTTCTGGTTTGCCGGCGTTGAATCTGTGATTCAAAATGGAGATGAAAACCAAACCAATATTAAAAAATTTGCGCAGACCCAGCAGCGTATTATTGATAACTATGTGGATCCGGTAGATATCACTAAACTATACAAGAATAGTATAAGAGGGCTCCTCTCCAACCTTACGGATTCCACTGCGGAGTTTTCAAATACCCCTCTTGATACGACCAATTTTGAAAACTTACAGATTGATGGGCTGGGAGAGTCAATTCAGCGTTTTGAAAAAGCCTACAACTATCTCGCAGAGAACTATCCCGATGAAAATTTGACGGCCCGAACCGAGGATGCTATAGAGAAAATGTTTAGTTCTCTCGATCCTCACTCAATCTATATAGAACCGGAAACAAGCGATGCAATAGAAGATGAATTTGCCGGTAAATTTCAGGGGGTAGGTATTCAGTTTAATATTATACAGGATACAATTACAGTTATTACAGCCATTTCCGGGGGACCCAGCGATCAATTGGGCATACAATCTGGCGACCGTATTGTAGAAATTGAGGACAGCAGTGCAATAGGTTTCAGCAATGAAGATGTTTTAAAAGCATTACGCGGGCCAAAGGGCACAAAAGTAGATGTTACTATAAAACGTCCTCATACCAGGGCTCTCCTTAACTTTACTATTACGCGTGATGATATCCCTCTTTATACTGTTGATACTTCCTATATGCTGGATAATCAAACAGGATATATTAAGATCAACAGGTTTGCAGCAACTACCCACGAGGAATTTATGGAGGCTGCAGAAGAACTTGAAGAACAGGGTATGGATCGCATGGTCTTAGACTTGCGGGGAAATCCCGGTGGATACCTGGGACAAGCTATTGCTATTTCTGAAGAGTTTTTTCCCCGGGGAACAAAAATTGTCTCCACTAAAAGCAGGCACAGTCGCTTTACCAGTGCCTATAACTCTCGTCGCGATGGAGAGTTTAAAGAACTGCCGATCATTGTTTTAGTTAATCAAGGTTCAGCTTCTGCAAGTGAAATTGTAAGTGGTGCTATCCAGGATCATGATCGGGGACTTATTGTAGGTCAGCGTACTTTTGGAAAAGGATTGGTTCAACAACAGTATGAACTGGCCGATTCAAGCAAAATACGTGTTACTATCTCAAAATATTACACTCCATCCGGCCGTTTGATCCAAAAACCTTATTCCAAGGAAGGCGGAGAAAATTATGCATATGAAATTTATCAGCGAGAGATTGATGCCGAAAGTGATGTAGAGGAATTCGTTTCGCATGTACCCGATTCATTACGATATACTACTGATGCAGGGCGAACAGTCTATGGAGGCGGGGGCATTGTACCTGATCATATTGTACAGGAAGACACAACCCACTCTGGTGCAGTGTTAAACTTTATGCGCCGCAAAAATATAGGTTTTGATTATGTGCGTGAATACCTCGACGATCATGGCGATGCTTTCCGATCGAAATGGGAAGATGATTATGAACGCTTCCGCAAGGAATTTGAGTGGTCAGAGGGCGACATTGCTCATGTCTTTAATGAGCTTAAGAAGAATAATATGGTGGTAAGCGACAGCGATACCCTTAAAGAACCAGACTTTAAATCCGATACCCTCTATATCCCACAAGGACATTGGGAGGAAGTATCCTGGATGCCGGCAGGTGTTATGAAAGCCCGACTGGCACTACAGGTGTGGGGTATGAAAAAATACTTCCCCGTTTTAAATGATGTCTTTGACAATACCATTGAAGAATCCATGAATATGTGGAATGAAGTACAGGCACTTAGGGAGTACGCCGCAAACCATACCCAGGAAGCTAATTCCGCAATCGATTAA